In one Streptomyces sp. NBC_01241 genomic region, the following are encoded:
- a CDS encoding bifunctional [glutamine synthetase] adenylyltransferase/[glutamine synthetase]-adenylyl-L-tyrosine phosphorylase → MTTVPGRRSSTFTRLLRHGFTDPSAAERLLDLPELSSVRSDPVLLDALGATADPDLALRGVVRLVEAEEPDERQILLDTLVTAKPLRDRLLGVLGASEALGDHLARHPRDWQALVTYEATDLHPGVPEFEQGLAGADDPDSLRVAYRRCLLAIAARDVCGTTDVAEAAAELADLATATLRAALAIARTAAPADAAQCRLAVIAMGKCGGHELNYVSDVDVIFVAEPADGVEESAGVQAATRLSAHMMRICSDTTVEGTIWPVDANLRPEGRNGPLVRTLSSHLAYYQRWAKTWEFQALLKARPVAGDPELGAEYVEAVSPLVWQAADRENFVADVQKMRRRVVDNIPADRVDREIKLGPGGLRDVEFAVQLLQLVHGRNDPTLRSGSTLDALRALAAGGYVGRVDAAQLDDAYRFLRAMEHRIQLYRLRRTHLVPEGEADLRRIGRSLGMRMDPITELNQAWKRHASVVRRLHEKLFYRPLLDAVAQLAPGESRLSAKAAEHRLEALGYADPAAALRHLEALSSGVSRKAAIQRTLLPVLLGWFADSADPDAGLLGFRKVSDALGKTPWYLRLLRDEGAAAENLARVLSAGRLAPDLLLRAPEAVAILGDRQGLKPRGREHLEQEVLAAVGRAKGAESAVAVVRGVRRRELFRTTAADLIGSYGTEERPAEQDPGALVDRVGNAVTDLNAVTIAGALRAVVREQWGDMLPTRFAVIGMGRFGGHELGYGSDADVLFVHSPREGVDGHEAAQAANQVVSELRKLLQLPTADPPLMIDADLRPEGKSGPLVRTLKSYEAYYRRWSLVWESQALLRAEPMAGDEELGREFIELIDPLRYPMEGLGEDAVREIRRLKARMESERLPRGADPTLHTKLGRGGLSDVEWTVQLMQMQQGWAEPGLRTTRTREALAAACAAELIPGEDAQTLDEAWVLATRVRNAVMLVRGRPGDTFPSGPRELTAVGRYLGYEPGHVGDMLDDYRRITRRARAVVEERFYGA, encoded by the coding sequence ATGACGACGGTGCCGGGGCGCAGGAGCAGCACGTTCACCCGACTGCTGCGGCACGGTTTCACCGACCCGTCCGCCGCGGAGCGGCTCCTCGACCTGCCCGAGCTGTCGTCCGTACGCTCCGATCCGGTGCTGCTCGACGCCCTCGGGGCCACCGCCGACCCCGATCTGGCACTGCGCGGGGTCGTCCGCCTCGTGGAGGCCGAGGAGCCGGACGAGCGGCAGATCCTGCTGGACACCCTCGTCACCGCCAAACCGCTGCGGGACCGGCTGCTCGGGGTGCTCGGGGCGTCCGAGGCGCTCGGTGACCACCTGGCCCGCCACCCCCGCGACTGGCAGGCGCTCGTCACCTACGAGGCCACGGATCTGCACCCCGGGGTGCCCGAATTCGAGCAGGGGCTCGCCGGGGCCGACGACCCCGACTCGCTGCGCGTCGCCTATCGCCGGTGCCTGCTGGCCATAGCGGCCCGCGACGTGTGCGGTACGACGGACGTCGCCGAGGCCGCCGCCGAACTGGCCGATCTGGCCACGGCGACCCTGCGCGCGGCGCTCGCCATCGCCCGTACGGCCGCACCCGCCGACGCCGCGCAGTGCCGGCTCGCCGTCATCGCGATGGGCAAGTGCGGCGGCCACGAGCTGAACTACGTCTCCGACGTCGACGTCATCTTCGTCGCCGAACCGGCCGACGGCGTCGAGGAGAGCGCGGGCGTGCAGGCCGCCACCCGGCTGTCCGCGCACATGATGCGGATCTGCTCCGACACGACCGTCGAGGGCACCATCTGGCCCGTCGACGCCAACCTCCGCCCCGAGGGCCGCAACGGACCCCTCGTACGGACGTTGTCCTCGCATCTCGCGTACTACCAGCGCTGGGCCAAGACCTGGGAGTTCCAGGCGCTCCTCAAGGCCCGGCCGGTGGCGGGCGATCCCGAGCTGGGCGCGGAGTACGTCGAGGCCGTCTCGCCGCTCGTGTGGCAGGCCGCGGACCGCGAGAACTTCGTCGCCGACGTGCAGAAGATGCGCCGCCGCGTCGTCGACAACATCCCCGCCGACCGCGTCGACCGTGAGATCAAGCTCGGCCCCGGCGGGCTGCGGGACGTCGAATTCGCCGTACAGCTGCTCCAGCTGGTGCACGGCCGCAACGACCCGACCCTGCGCAGCGGCTCCACGCTGGACGCGCTGCGGGCGCTCGCCGCGGGCGGCTACGTGGGACGGGTGGACGCCGCGCAGCTGGACGACGCCTACCGCTTCCTGCGGGCCATGGAACACCGCATCCAGCTCTACCGGCTGCGCCGCACCCATCTGGTCCCCGAGGGCGAGGCGGATCTGCGGCGCATCGGACGCTCACTCGGGATGCGCATGGACCCGATCACCGAACTCAACCAGGCGTGGAAACGGCACGCCTCCGTGGTGCGGCGGCTGCACGAGAAGCTGTTCTACCGGCCGCTGCTGGACGCCGTCGCCCAGCTCGCGCCCGGCGAGTCCCGGCTCAGCGCGAAGGCGGCCGAGCACCGGCTCGAAGCCCTCGGATACGCCGATCCCGCCGCCGCGCTGCGTCACCTGGAGGCGCTGTCGTCCGGCGTGAGCCGCAAGGCCGCCATCCAGCGCACCCTGCTGCCGGTGCTGCTCGGCTGGTTCGCGGACTCCGCCGACCCCGACGCCGGGCTGCTCGGCTTCCGCAAGGTGTCCGACGCACTCGGTAAGACCCCCTGGTACCTGCGGCTGCTGCGGGACGAGGGCGCCGCCGCGGAGAACCTCGCCCGGGTGCTCTCGGCCGGCCGGCTCGCCCCCGACCTGCTGCTCCGGGCGCCCGAGGCCGTGGCGATACTCGGCGACCGGCAGGGCCTGAAGCCGCGCGGCCGGGAGCACCTGGAACAGGAGGTGCTGGCCGCGGTGGGACGGGCGAAGGGCGCCGAATCCGCCGTCGCCGTGGTGCGCGGGGTGCGGCGGCGCGAGCTCTTCCGGACCACGGCTGCGGACCTCATCGGTTCGTACGGTACGGAGGAGCGCCCCGCCGAGCAGGATCCCGGGGCCCTCGTCGACCGGGTCGGCAACGCGGTCACCGATCTGAACGCCGTCACGATCGCGGGCGCCCTGCGCGCCGTCGTACGCGAACAGTGGGGGGACATGCTGCCCACCCGGTTCGCGGTCATCGGCATGGGCCGGTTCGGCGGACACGAGCTCGGATACGGCTCCGACGCCGATGTGCTGTTCGTCCACTCACCGCGCGAGGGCGTCGACGGCCACGAGGCGGCGCAGGCCGCGAACCAGGTGGTCTCCGAGCTGCGGAAACTGCTGCAACTGCCCACCGCTGACCCGCCGTTGATGATCGACGCGGATCTGCGGCCGGAGGGCAAGAGCGGGCCGCTGGTGCGTACGCTGAAGTCGTACGAGGCCTACTACCGGCGCTGGTCGCTGGTCTGGGAGAGCCAGGCGCTGCTGCGCGCCGAGCCGATGGCGGGCGATGAGGAACTCGGCCGTGAATTCATCGAGTTGATCGATCCGCTGCGGTACCCGATGGAGGGTCTCGGGGAGGACGCGGTCCGTGAGATCCGCCGTCTGAAGGCCCGGATGGAGTCCGAACGGCTGCCGCGCGGCGCGGACCCGACGCTCCACACCAAGCTGGGGCGCGGCGGGCTGAGCGATGTCGAGTGGACGGTCCAGCTGATGCAGATGCAGCAAGGCTGGGCGGAGCCGGGGCTGCGGACGACCCGTACCCGCGAGGCGCTGGCCGCGGCATGTGCCGCGGAGCTGATCCCGGGCGAGGACGCGCAGACCCTGGACGAGGCGTGGGTGCTGGCGACACGGGTCCGCAACGCGGTGATGCTGGTACGGGGGCGGCCCGGCGACACGTTCCCGTCGGGGCCGCGTGAACTCACCGCGGTGGGGCGGTACCTGGGGTACGAGCCGGGGCACGTCGGGGACATGCTGGACGACTACCGGCGGATCACGCGGCGGGCGCGGGCGGTGGTGGAGGAGCGGTTCTACGGGGCGTGA
- a CDS encoding pyridoxamine 5'-phosphate oxidase family protein, whose amino-acid sequence MSGFEPVAELDARYSAEGAAAGSWPAAESLLTGAEIYWLSTVRPDGRPHVTPLIGVWSQGALYFSTGASERKGLNLAANPEVVLTTGANTLSEGLDVVVEGRAERVTDGDRLHRLAAVWESKYGPQWHFDVQDGTFRHAGHEALVFEVSPRTVFGFGKGTLFSQTRWRFG is encoded by the coding sequence ATGTCTGGATTCGAACCCGTCGCCGAGCTGGATGCCCGCTACAGCGCCGAGGGCGCGGCAGCGGGCTCGTGGCCGGCGGCGGAGTCACTGCTGACCGGGGCGGAGATCTACTGGCTGAGCACGGTTCGCCCGGACGGCCGCCCGCATGTCACCCCGCTGATCGGGGTGTGGTCGCAGGGCGCGCTGTACTTCAGCACCGGGGCGTCGGAACGCAAGGGCCTGAATCTGGCCGCCAACCCGGAGGTAGTACTGACGACCGGCGCCAACACCCTTTCGGAGGGGCTCGACGTGGTGGTCGAGGGCCGGGCGGAACGGGTGACGGACGGGGACCGGCTGCACCGGCTGGCCGCGGTCTGGGAGTCGAAGTACGGCCCGCAGTGGCACTTCGACGTCCAGGACGGCACGTTCCGGCACGCGGGCCATGAGGCGCTGGTGTTCGAGGTGTCGCCGCGTACGGTCTTCGGCTTCGGCAAGGGCACCCTGTTCAGCCAGACGCGGTGGCGGTTCGGCTGA
- a CDS encoding DUF6191 domain-containing protein, with protein sequence MLVIVPFLLASARYAVVRTGRPDWLRRVLAARTPRHGLGVGASVADELHAFLNSAKRVEIEHRVEEQVLKDDALDGAPPRMGVDLGAGTAVVRRNPES encoded by the coding sequence GTGCTGGTGATAGTGCCGTTCCTGCTGGCCTCGGCCCGCTACGCCGTCGTCCGTACCGGCCGGCCCGACTGGTTACGACGTGTCCTCGCCGCCCGCACGCCTCGTCACGGGCTGGGTGTGGGGGCCTCGGTCGCCGATGAGCTGCACGCGTTCCTCAACTCGGCAAAGCGTGTGGAGATCGAGCACCGGGTGGAGGAACAGGTCCTGAAGGACGACGCGTTGGACGGCGCGCCGCCCCGCATGGGAGTCGACCTGGGCGCCGGGACGGCGGTGGTCCGGCGGAATCCGGAATCCTGA
- a CDS encoding putative protein N(5)-glutamine methyltransferase, with the protein MSVPASPLTVFTIVTTLRAAGCVFAEEEAELILSTATGPAELAAMVERRAAGLPLEHVLGWAEFSGLRIAVDPGVFVPRRRTEFLVRQAAALAGSGAVVVDLCCGSGALGAALAATLDGIELHATDVEPAAVRCARRNVADTGRVYEGDLFEPLPGSLRGRVEILLANVPYVPTEDVELLPPEARIHEPRVALDGGRDGLDVLRRVTAEAPRWLAPGGHLLVETSERQAARAEETIARSGLIPRVVTSDELYATVVVATRPGPSGN; encoded by the coding sequence GTGTCGGTTCCCGCTTCACCGCTCACCGTTTTCACCATCGTCACCACACTCCGCGCCGCCGGCTGCGTATTCGCCGAGGAGGAAGCGGAGTTGATCCTCTCCACGGCGACCGGCCCCGCCGAACTCGCCGCCATGGTCGAACGGCGGGCTGCCGGTCTGCCCTTGGAACACGTCCTCGGCTGGGCCGAGTTCAGCGGTCTGCGGATCGCCGTGGACCCCGGCGTCTTCGTACCCCGCCGCCGCACCGAGTTCCTGGTCCGGCAGGCCGCCGCCCTCGCCGGATCCGGGGCGGTCGTCGTCGACCTCTGCTGCGGCTCGGGCGCACTCGGCGCCGCGCTCGCCGCGACGCTGGACGGCATCGAACTGCACGCCACCGACGTCGAACCCGCGGCCGTACGGTGCGCCCGCCGCAATGTCGCCGACACCGGCCGGGTGTACGAGGGCGACCTCTTCGAGCCGCTCCCCGGATCGTTGCGCGGCCGGGTGGAGATATTGCTCGCCAATGTGCCGTACGTACCGACGGAGGACGTCGAACTGCTGCCCCCGGAAGCCCGTATCCACGAACCGCGCGTCGCGCTCGACGGGGGAAGGGACGGCCTCGACGTCCTGCGGCGGGTCACCGCCGAGGCACCGCGGTGGCTGGCACCGGGCGGGCATCTGCTGGTCGAGACGAGCGAACGGCAGGCGGCCCGGGCCGAGGAGACCATCGCCCGCAGCGGCCTGATCCCGCGCGTCGTCACCTCCGACGAGTTGTACGCGACCGTCGTCGTCGCGACCCGGCCAGGGCCGTCCGGGAACTGA
- a CDS encoding MDR family MFS transporter, with protein sequence MDHRHVLRALSGLLIVLFVAMISSTVVSVALPKIIGSLDGTQSQYTWVVTASLLASTASTPIWGKLADLFSKKLLLQISIGIFVVSSIACGFAQSTGQLITFRAVQGLGMGALQVLVQVIIAAMISPKERGRYNGYLGGVMAVATVGGPLLGGFITDTSWLGWRWCFFIAVPFTLLALVMLTRTLHLTEVRRPETKVDYLGASLIAAGVSLLLLWVTFVGNDFDWLSWQTFVMVGVSALILIAAVVVESRVKEPVVPLHVVRRRDPALAIVASLAVGMAMFGGAVFLGQYFQIGRGYSPTEAGLLTIPLMFGVLVSSTVAGRMVSKTGKVKPYIITGVVVLSLGFLGLSAIDHETSLVLVSLGMLAVGAGVGMSMQNLVLVLQNTVPLGELGAASGAITFFRSLGGTIGVSVLGAVLANQVATKITHGLAKLGIDPAASSSGGATLNIDAMPPQIQEVVRAAYGDATGTIFLISAAIAVVGVIAALFLTPTKLRDSVDL encoded by the coding sequence ATGGATCACCGTCATGTACTGCGGGCGCTGAGCGGTCTGCTGATCGTGCTGTTCGTGGCGATGATCAGCAGTACCGTGGTGTCGGTGGCTCTGCCGAAGATCATCGGGTCGCTGGACGGCACCCAGTCGCAGTACACCTGGGTCGTCACCGCGTCCCTGCTGGCCTCCACGGCCTCCACCCCGATCTGGGGCAAGCTCGCCGACCTGTTCAGCAAGAAGCTGCTGCTCCAGATATCCATCGGCATCTTCGTCGTCTCGTCGATCGCCTGCGGATTCGCCCAGTCCACCGGGCAGCTGATCACCTTCCGTGCCGTGCAGGGCCTCGGTATGGGCGCTCTGCAGGTGCTCGTCCAGGTCATCATCGCGGCGATGATCAGCCCCAAGGAGCGCGGCCGCTACAACGGTTACCTGGGCGGCGTCATGGCCGTCGCCACCGTGGGCGGTCCGCTGCTGGGCGGCTTCATCACCGACACGTCGTGGCTCGGCTGGCGCTGGTGCTTCTTCATCGCCGTACCGTTCACGCTGCTCGCCCTCGTGATGCTCACCCGCACCCTGCACCTCACCGAGGTCCGCCGTCCGGAGACGAAGGTCGACTACCTGGGCGCCTCGCTGATCGCCGCGGGCGTCAGCCTGCTGCTGCTCTGGGTCACTTTCGTCGGCAACGACTTCGACTGGCTGTCCTGGCAGACCTTCGTCATGGTCGGTGTCAGCGCCCTGATCCTGATCGCCGCCGTCGTGGTCGAGAGCCGCGTCAAGGAGCCGGTCGTCCCGCTCCATGTCGTACGCCGCCGCGACCCCGCGCTCGCCATCGTCGCGAGCCTCGCGGTCGGCATGGCGATGTTCGGTGGCGCGGTCTTCCTCGGCCAGTACTTCCAGATCGGCCGCGGCTACTCACCGACCGAGGCCGGACTCCTCACCATCCCGCTGATGTTCGGTGTGCTGGTCTCCTCGACCGTCGCCGGACGCATGGTCTCCAAGACCGGCAAGGTGAAGCCGTACATCATCACCGGCGTCGTCGTCCTCTCGCTGGGCTTCCTGGGCCTGTCCGCCATCGACCACGAGACCTCGCTGGTCCTCGTCTCCCTCGGCATGCTCGCGGTCGGTGCGGGTGTCGGCATGTCGATGCAGAACCTGGTCCTCGTCCTCCAGAACACGGTCCCGCTCGGCGAACTCGGCGCGGCCAGCGGCGCGATCACCTTCTTCCGCTCGCTCGGCGGCACGATCGGGGTCTCCGTGCTCGGGGCGGTGCTCGCCAACCAGGTCGCCACGAAGATCACCCACGGCCTGGCGAAGCTCGGCATCGACCCGGCGGCCTCGTCCTCGGGCGGCGCCACCCTGAACATCGACGCGATGCCGCCACAGATCCAGGAGGTGGTGCGCGCCGCGTACGGCGACGCGACCGGCACCATCTTCCTGATCTCGGCCGCCATCGCGGTGGTCGGCGTGATCGCCGCTCTGTTCCTGACGCCGACGAAGCTGCGCGACAGCGTGGACCTTTAG
- a CDS encoding TetR family transcriptional regulator, whose product MESPVGLRERKKEATRQAVHEATLRLAIEHGFDHVTVEAVADAAGISRRTFSNYFTGKEDALLYGEEKQVRELVRAMRDRPAEETAWTALRAAVAQFTERVAPPEREWALRTRLAMRHPSLLARQLANHAALERDLADAVAVRQGPTERPVRPQVLAAAFLSSLRIAMRMWIEEDLAREPSEVIDEILDEMACRFD is encoded by the coding sequence ATGGAGAGCCCTGTGGGACTGCGAGAACGCAAGAAGGAAGCCACGCGCCAGGCCGTGCACGAGGCCACCTTGCGGCTGGCCATCGAGCACGGCTTCGACCACGTCACGGTGGAGGCCGTCGCGGACGCCGCCGGGATCTCCCGCAGAACGTTCTCCAACTACTTCACGGGCAAGGAGGACGCCCTCCTCTACGGGGAGGAGAAACAGGTCAGGGAGCTCGTCCGCGCCATGCGCGACCGGCCCGCCGAGGAGACCGCGTGGACGGCGCTGCGGGCGGCCGTGGCGCAGTTCACCGAACGGGTCGCGCCCCCGGAGCGCGAGTGGGCCCTACGGACCAGGCTGGCGATGCGGCACCCGTCACTGCTCGCCCGCCAACTCGCCAACCACGCAGCCCTGGAACGGGACTTGGCCGACGCCGTGGCGGTCCGCCAGGGCCCGACGGAGAGACCGGTCCGCCCGCAGGTCCTGGCCGCGGCGTTCCTCTCCTCGTTGCGGATCGCCATGCGCATGTGGATCGAGGAGGACCTGGCCCGCGAGCCCTCCGAGGTGATCGACGAGATCCTGGACGAGATGGCCTGCCGGTTCGACTGA
- a CDS encoding carboxymuconolactone decarboxylase family protein, which yields MDGQQISTVRVPMVEESEATGVTADLYAQIKKTTGLPFVPDMFRLVSAQPNLLEAVIAGYTGIFGEGVLPRATREMISAWSSKINGCPYCVGTHNWFLSQFGGSAELMQAIAATNEPEELPVDARTLALMQLVTQVSRAAYKITDEEWARVAEAGWSNEEMLEAVFTSALFAFINRLVDGLGLGASVAHSRVSQQPDTDTEAVVR from the coding sequence ATGGATGGCCAGCAGATTTCGACTGTTCGCGTTCCAATGGTCGAAGAATCAGAAGCGACCGGCGTGACTGCGGATCTCTATGCGCAGATCAAGAAGACCACCGGCCTTCCATTCGTGCCGGACATGTTTCGACTGGTCTCAGCGCAGCCGAATCTCTTGGAAGCTGTCATTGCCGGATACACGGGGATCTTCGGTGAAGGCGTTCTGCCCCGCGCCACGCGCGAGATGATTTCCGCCTGGAGCTCCAAGATCAATGGCTGCCCCTACTGCGTAGGAACACACAACTGGTTCCTCTCGCAGTTCGGAGGCAGTGCGGAACTCATGCAGGCGATAGCGGCGACCAACGAGCCGGAGGAACTGCCGGTCGATGCGCGGACATTGGCGCTGATGCAGTTGGTCACACAGGTGAGCCGGGCCGCGTACAAGATCACGGACGAAGAATGGGCTCGCGTCGCTGAAGCTGGGTGGAGTAACGAGGAGATGTTGGAGGCCGTCTTCACATCGGCGCTGTTTGCGTTCATCAACCGGCTCGTCGACGGGCTCGGTCTGGGGGCGTCGGTGGCTCATAGTCGGGTCTCACAGCAACCCGACACCGACACGGAAGCCGTGGTCCGATGA